A stretch of the Parachlamydia acanthamoebae genome encodes the following:
- a CDS encoding efflux transporter outer membrane subunit: MKTKIYFYFCLSMLFLPGCVVGPKYHRSCSPTPDHWKYEEQEEIANPDVENWWDIFEDPILNSLELQALGNNQNLFAALFRVFQAKALADIRKSDLYPQVNLDPDYNSTNGLIEVFGLPANLPTILRAHQMLYALPFNLKYELDLWGKLKSQYWSSLRQLEAQEMAFQSSVLILTSELASTYFQIRSLDAQIDVLKDTIRVRKEEVEVNQERYDAGLVSYIDVSQAERQYQNANAQYYDVLRQRALNENMIALLIGVPPLDVSIAYSPITEMPPRIPSGIPSEVLLKRPDVREAERRSAAEHALIGAAYASFFPSFTLTNTLGFSSPDLHDFLSGKSRLWAIDVRGTENIYDGGRNISQLRLTWDRFREADAHYQQQVLIAFEEVESALANLKLQGEEIHSLEKAVAASRETTQLSNDRYSEGVINYLEVVDSERAELELKRDLVNRIGRQYVSTIHLIKAIGGLWTLP, from the coding sequence ATGAAGACTAAAATCTATTTTTACTTTTGCTTGAGCATGTTGTTTTTACCTGGTTGTGTGGTAGGTCCTAAGTATCATCGCTCATGTTCTCCCACACCCGATCATTGGAAATATGAAGAACAAGAAGAAATCGCCAATCCAGATGTTGAGAATTGGTGGGACATTTTTGAAGACCCCATTCTAAATAGCCTGGAATTGCAGGCTCTAGGAAATAATCAAAATCTCTTTGCTGCATTGTTTCGTGTTTTTCAAGCTAAAGCGTTAGCAGATATTCGTAAGAGTGACCTTTATCCTCAAGTCAATTTAGATCCCGACTACAATAGCACAAATGGATTGATTGAGGTTTTTGGATTACCTGCGAATCTTCCGACGATTTTGCGTGCGCATCAAATGTTATATGCACTCCCGTTCAATTTGAAATATGAATTGGATCTGTGGGGTAAATTGAAAAGTCAATATTGGTCTTCTTTACGACAATTAGAAGCACAAGAAATGGCCTTCCAATCCAGTGTACTAATTTTAACATCTGAACTGGCAAGCACATATTTTCAAATCCGTTCATTAGATGCCCAAATTGATGTTTTAAAAGACACCATACGTGTTCGCAAAGAAGAAGTAGAGGTTAATCAAGAACGATATGATGCAGGTCTAGTTAGCTATATCGATGTTTCACAGGCAGAACGGCAATATCAAAATGCCAACGCACAATATTATGACGTATTGCGACAGCGTGCATTGAATGAAAACATGATTGCCCTCTTGATTGGTGTTCCACCTTTAGACGTTTCAATCGCTTATTCTCCTATTACAGAAATGCCACCTAGAATTCCATCGGGTATTCCTTCTGAGGTTTTACTTAAACGACCAGATGTGAGAGAGGCTGAAAGACGCTCAGCTGCCGAGCACGCTTTAATAGGCGCTGCCTACGCCTCGTTTTTTCCCTCTTTTACCCTCACAAATACTTTGGGTTTTTCAAGTCCTGATTTGCATGACTTCCTATCTGGAAAAAGTCGTTTATGGGCAATTGATGTTCGAGGAACCGAAAACATCTATGACGGAGGGCGCAACATATCGCAGCTGCGTCTTACTTGGGATAGATTCAGAGAAGCGGATGCTCACTATCAGCAGCAAGTTTTGATTGCATTTGAAGAAGTCGAAAGTGCTTTAGCGAATTTGAAATTGCAAGGGGAAGAGATTCACAGTTTGGAAAAAGCAGTGGCGGCGTCACGTGAAACGACTCAATTATCGAATGATCGTTACAGTGAGGGGGTCATCAATTATCTCGAAGTTGTGGATAGTGAAAGAGCCGAATTAGAATTAAAAAGGGATCTTGTCAATCGAATCGGACGTCAATATGTCTCAACGATCCATCTGATTAAAGCAATCGGTGGATTATGGACGCTTCCTTGA
- a CDS encoding efflux RND transporter periplasmic adaptor subunit translates to MNLETHVYEEKPEGFSPKVEVAATYVIVDDKLLLLELAQGKQEPGFWGVPAGKIEFNETVVKGAFRELFEETGIQVSCESLFCSIGQLYIRKPEMDYTYHLFEIVLDKQPVIQLSSEHTRYKWVSKQDVEKLPLMKGAKKALDFYHTKVGDPVHRGDALLQLDTRALRAKLEVQRANVEVAEATLRKAIDQFERVKKVKDPRAVSKEDVTTRENEARVAEMRVKAAKAEVEETTELLNRLIVRSPIDGILLKQDVRDGEFVSRNKPLLMVGNLKNLQIRVDIDEQNAGYFDKNSPAVAYPKNNANVMIPLKFVRIEPYVVPKKSLTGTSEERVDTRVLQVIYSFEEPKDYNMYVGQQADVYIDNPLPEHHED, encoded by the coding sequence ATGAACTTAGAAACACACGTTTACGAAGAGAAGCCGGAAGGTTTTTCTCCTAAAGTAGAGGTCGCAGCAACTTATGTCATTGTGGATGATAAGCTTTTACTTTTGGAGTTGGCCCAAGGCAAGCAGGAACCTGGATTTTGGGGAGTTCCAGCTGGAAAAATTGAATTTAATGAAACCGTTGTAAAAGGTGCTTTTAGAGAGTTATTTGAAGAAACAGGCATTCAAGTTAGCTGTGAGAGTTTATTTTGCTCTATTGGTCAACTTTATATACGCAAGCCTGAAATGGATTATACTTATCATCTCTTTGAAATTGTCTTAGATAAACAGCCCGTTATTCAGCTATCTAGTGAGCATACTCGTTATAAATGGGTCTCTAAGCAAGATGTGGAGAAACTGCCTTTAATGAAGGGAGCGAAGAAAGCCTTGGATTTCTACCATACAAAAGTCGGCGATCCTGTACATCGAGGAGATGCACTCCTACAACTTGACACTCGGGCATTAAGAGCTAAGCTGGAAGTACAAAGAGCAAATGTGGAAGTGGCCGAAGCAACTCTCAGAAAAGCGATCGATCAGTTTGAAAGAGTTAAGAAGGTAAAAGATCCTCGAGCAGTCAGCAAAGAAGATGTTACAACGAGAGAAAATGAAGCCCGGGTTGCTGAAATGAGAGTGAAGGCAGCCAAAGCCGAAGTCGAGGAAACCACCGAACTGTTAAACCGTTTAATCGTCCGTTCACCTATTGATGGAATTCTGCTTAAACAAGATGTAAGAGACGGGGAATTTGTTAGCAGAAATAAACCTTTATTGATGGTCGGCAATTTGAAGAACTTGCAAATACGGGTAGATATCGATGAGCAAAACGCAGGATATTTTGATAAAAATAGTCCAGCCGTTGCTTATCCCAAAAATAATGCTAATGTGATGATTCCGCTTAAATTTGTCCGTATTGAGCCCTATGTTGTTCCTAAAAAATCCCTGACAGGAACTTCTGAAGAGCGAGTGGACACACGTGTCTTGCAGGTGATCTATTCTTTTGAAGAACCCAAGGACTATAACATGTATGTGGGGCAACAAGCAGATGTTTATATAGATAATCCATTACCAGAGCATCATGAAGACTAA
- a CDS encoding nucleotide triphosphate diphosphatase NUDT15, with translation MGNVDEQILDINELQNFKKRPLIGVAVVVFKNNKVLLGKRKNSHEEGKWAFPGGHLEFGESVEGCASRELMEEVGLQAISLKIGPWVENIMDAGKKHYVTLFVFVDSFSGEPQLLEPDKCEGWEWFEWENLPSPIFPTIITLKNKISISDLTNEA, from the coding sequence ATGGGCAATGTGGATGAGCAAATTTTAGATATTAATGAACTTCAAAATTTCAAAAAACGTCCTTTAATTGGTGTGGCTGTAGTTGTTTTTAAAAATAATAAAGTTTTGTTAGGTAAAAGAAAAAACTCGCATGAGGAAGGAAAATGGGCTTTTCCTGGTGGACACCTAGAGTTTGGAGAAAGTGTCGAAGGCTGTGCTTCTAGAGAGTTAATGGAAGAAGTTGGCTTACAGGCTATTTCTTTAAAAATTGGTCCCTGGGTCGAAAATATCATGGATGCCGGCAAAAAACATTATGTTACGCTATTCGTATTTGTGGATAGTTTTAGTGGAGAGCCTCAACTGTTAGAACCGGATAAATGTGAAGGATGGGAATGGTTCGAGTGGGAGAATCTTCCGTCGCCAATTTTTCCTACAATCATTACTTTGAAAAACAAAATTTCCATTAGTGATTTGACAAATGAAGCTTGA
- a CDS encoding NmrA family NAD(P)-binding protein: MASSNKPTVLVLGATGQLGKIIADGLKKKDSVTLSVATRKREQLPTLKEKYGHAVYLDFDDPRTFPEALKGVERLFLLTGYTVDMLVQSKAIVDAAKKAHVKHIVHLGVFTPEEDCYDPHFAWHQMIEVYIKASGISYTFLHPNCFMQNLSGFYSMVKNGKVRFYANDKKLGWIALEDVAEASVKILTEGPAKHHGKDYWFSTESLNLDEIAWILTEVTGKKFIADSQPPEQFIKDFSVNVTYVDPYFIGVQKFFEQVVDGRMAYIAEVRDDAPLLIGRKGTTLKEWAKLHKDELIALA; the protein is encoded by the coding sequence ATGGCATCTTCTAACAAACCGACTGTCCTAGTACTTGGTGCTACAGGTCAGTTAGGAAAAATCATTGCTGATGGTCTCAAAAAAAAGGATTCAGTCACACTTTCAGTGGCAACCAGAAAACGAGAACAATTACCAACGCTTAAAGAAAAATACGGACATGCTGTTTATCTAGATTTTGACGATCCGCGAACTTTTCCTGAAGCTCTGAAAGGTGTAGAAAGACTTTTTTTACTCACAGGCTATACTGTTGATATGCTTGTGCAAAGTAAAGCCATTGTAGATGCCGCTAAAAAGGCCCATGTCAAACATATCGTTCATCTAGGTGTATTTACACCTGAAGAAGACTGCTACGATCCTCATTTCGCTTGGCACCAGATGATTGAAGTGTACATTAAGGCAAGCGGGATTTCTTACACGTTTCTGCATCCGAATTGCTTTATGCAAAATCTTTCAGGATTCTATAGCATGGTTAAGAATGGTAAAGTTCGTTTTTATGCCAATGATAAAAAGTTAGGATGGATTGCCTTAGAAGATGTTGCGGAAGCTTCTGTCAAAATTTTAACTGAAGGTCCAGCGAAACACCACGGAAAAGATTATTGGTTTTCAACAGAGTCTTTAAATTTAGACGAAATTGCCTGGATTCTGACAGAAGTCACAGGCAAAAAATTCATTGCTGACTCACAACCACCCGAGCAATTTATCAAAGATTTCAGCGTTAATGTGACCTACGTAGATCCCTATTTTATTGGAGTACAAAAATTTTTCGAGCAAGTTGTGGACGGTAGAATGGCCTATATTGCTGAAGTCCGCGATGATGCCCCTCTACTCATTGGACGCAAAGGAACGACGCTCAAAGAGTGGGCAAAATTGCACAAGGACGAACTGATTGCATTAGCCTAG
- a CDS encoding GNAT family N-acetyltransferase gives MSHKVETFPNDTLSYVVHDKTGEEILIELKQIDPQSTFLSEQFNEYSEILAEAYMPVEKQFAMQFPESIGKDMFLNTLEPLFKNGLSNVNWNFAEEKIRAILRLFFAEGFAKSMVVNKEVCAAYDHLIVTAKNKETKAPLGIIYFFISKEQPQSNVRVPVFGIAPKNQNRGLGKLLMSSILNQFPETKKILLSTRITNEKALNAYRTWGFAETQNMMEYWVNMECEIEKSPALKKATEPCFV, from the coding sequence ATGTCTCATAAAGTTGAAACTTTTCCAAATGACACCCTTTCATATGTAGTTCACGACAAAACAGGCGAAGAGATTCTCATCGAACTAAAACAAATCGATCCGCAATCCACATTTCTTTCAGAACAATTCAATGAATATAGCGAAATTTTGGCCGAAGCTTATATGCCCGTAGAAAAGCAATTTGCTATGCAGTTTCCTGAATCAATCGGTAAAGACATGTTTTTAAATACACTTGAACCACTTTTTAAAAATGGTCTCAGCAACGTCAACTGGAATTTTGCCGAAGAGAAAATAAGAGCAATTTTAAGACTTTTTTTTGCAGAGGGCTTTGCAAAAAGCATGGTCGTAAATAAAGAAGTATGCGCCGCTTATGATCATCTAATTGTAACTGCTAAAAATAAAGAGACAAAAGCACCTCTTGGAATCATCTATTTCTTTATTTCTAAAGAACAACCTCAAAGCAACGTACGAGTTCCTGTTTTTGGAATTGCTCCAAAAAATCAAAATCGGGGCCTAGGTAAATTATTAATGAGTTCGATTTTAAATCAATTTCCTGAAACCAAAAAAATTCTTCTTTCCACTCGCATAACGAATGAAAAGGCCCTCAATGCTTATCGCACATGGGGCTTTGCAGAAACACAAAATATGATGGAATATTGGGTGAATATGGAATGTGAGATAGAAAAATCGCCTGCTCTAAAAAAAGCTACAGAACCATGCTTCGTTTAA
- a CDS encoding chloramphenicol phosphotransferase CPT family protein, whose translation MSKIIYLNGPSSSGKTTVAKALQNAFIEPYLHISLDKMIGFMPEKINNWEGGAAPLGFSWRPAVDPTGHPIYKIHAGPFADKISRTLKDVAILLVSQQYNLIIDDVAFGILEVGEWKQALKDYPVLYVGVTTPLDILEKRERLRGNRFVGGARGQYFKVHENVAYDLEIDTHAQSLEENIEKIKQAFSEKENSKQV comes from the coding sequence ATGTCTAAGATTATTTATCTTAACGGGCCTTCGAGTTCTGGTAAGACGACGGTGGCGAAGGCCCTTCAAAATGCATTTATAGAACCGTATCTTCATATCAGTCTCGATAAAATGATTGGTTTTATGCCAGAAAAGATCAATAACTGGGAAGGAGGGGCTGCTCCTCTTGGTTTTTCTTGGAGGCCTGCCGTAGATCCGACAGGCCATCCCATCTATAAAATTCATGCAGGTCCTTTCGCTGATAAGATCTCAAGAACTCTCAAGGATGTCGCCATACTTCTTGTTTCCCAGCAATATAATCTGATTATCGATGACGTGGCATTTGGTATTCTTGAAGTTGGTGAATGGAAGCAAGCTCTCAAAGATTACCCTGTTCTGTATGTAGGAGTGACTACTCCTCTAGATATTTTGGAGAAACGTGAACGTTTGCGAGGAAATCGATTTGTGGGAGGGGCTCGTGGACAGTATTTTAAAGTTCATGAAAACGTCGCTTATGATCTAGAAATTGATACGCACGCTCAAAGCTTAGAAGAAAATATAGAAAAAATTAAACAGGCTTTCTCTGAAAAAGAGAATTCAAAACAAGTTTAA